The Polyangium spumosum DNA segment TCGGGCGGCCACCCCGGCTGGGCCCCCCGCCCACACGTTTGGTTGTACGCAGGGGTTNNNNNNNNNNTGCTCGGGGGTCTTGTTTTTGCCTGTTCTCTGCCGGCCCCCGCCGCCGGGGGTGGGGGGCCGCGTGGGGGCGCCCACCCCGGCTGGGCCCCACGACCTCTCTTTTGTTTGTCCGCAGGGTTTGTCTCCGGGAGGAACCTGTGGTAGGGACCTCGGACCACTCACGCGCGAGTAGGAGGAACCCGTGCCCCGACGAACCGAAGCAAAACCATTCTGCCTGAAGGTTGGCGCTCGTCTCCGCGAGCTACGAAAAGAGCGCGGCCTGTCCTTGCAGGACCTTGCCGAAGCTTCCGCGATCTCGAAAGGCCACCTGTCGAGCATCGAGCAGGGCCTGGCGGCGATCACCATCGAGACCGTCGAGCGCATCGCACGCGCGCTCGACGTACCCCCGTTTTGCGTCATGACTTTCCCGGCGGACGACGAGGTAAATCGTATCGCGGATCTCGCTCGCAAGGTGCCGAAGGGCGACCGCCGGAAGGTTCGGAAAGACCTCGAAGCGCGCACGACGCACGAGCCCCCGAAGTAAAGTCTACGTCTCGCCCTCGGCATAATGCCGCATTCGGTTGAAGCCAGGCTGGGGGCGGAAGTAAGTTGGACGCGGCCTGGTCAGGGCTCGGTAGACTTCCTCGCCATCGCGACCACCTCGGGCTGCACGAGCCCGACGAGCACCTGTACCACGTCCGCGACCGCCACGATGCGCTCGCGCCTGGTTTTCGTGTGCTTGTCACCCGCCAAAGCGAGCACCCCGAGGGACCACCCTTCGAGCACGATGAGGACCCTCGATAGGACGACCTCGGGAGGATCCGGCGGGGCTCCCGGCGTCGACTTCAGCTCGGGCCGCACGAGAGGGATCAGCGTCGAGAGTACGTCCGCGACCGCGATGGCATGCGCCAGTTTTCGTCCTGGATTCGTAGCGGCTCCTGCGAGCACACCCTGGGACCAGCCGTCGAGCACTTCGAGGAGCCTGCGGAGAAGGTGGCCGTACATCATGACTTCCTCGGGGAGCTCCGGCGCCCACCCCCGACGCCGCGCCGCTTCGACGGTCGTCGGGCTTTTTCCCTCGTCCAGCGTTCCACCAAGCGTTTGGTATTGAGCTCGACCTCGATCGCCATCGTGCGGATCGTTGGATGGCGCTCGTCCTCATGCGTCAATTCGTACCCTTCGAACAGGTCTCGTC contains these protein-coding regions:
- a CDS encoding helix-turn-helix domain-containing protein; the encoded protein is MPRRTEAKPFCLKVGARLRELRKERGLSLQDLAEASAISKGHLSSIEQGLAAITIETVERIARALDVPPFCVMTFPADDEVNRIADLARKVPKGDRRKVRKDLEARTTHEPPK